Proteins found in one Primulina eburnea isolate SZY01 chromosome 16, ASM2296580v1, whole genome shotgun sequence genomic segment:
- the LOC140816456 gene encoding gamma carbonic anhydrase 2, mitochondrial-like isoform X2, producing the protein MNLFDKSPVVDMDAFVAPSASVIGDVRVGRGSSIWYGCVLRGDVNGITVGSGTNIQDNSLVHVAKSNLSGKVLPTIIGDNVTIGHSAVIHGCTIEDEAFVGMGATLLDGVVVEKHAMVGAGSLVRQDTRVPFGEVWTGNPAKFLRKLTDEEIAFISQSATNYINLAKVHAAENAKPFDEIEFEKALRKKYARRDEEYDSMLGVVRETPPELVLPDSILHKSQKAVQ; encoded by the exons ATGAACCTTTTTGATAAGTCTCCGGTAGTGGATATGGATGCTTTTGTTGCCCCAAGTGCCTCTGTCATCGGTGATGTCCGAGTTGGACGAGGATCTTCTATATGGTATGGGTGCGTCCTTCGAG GGGACGTCAATGGCATCACTGTTGGGTCAGGGACTAACATACAGGACAACTCTCTTGTTCACGTGGCAAAATCTAACCTAAGCGGGAAGGTGCTACCCACTATTATCGGAGATAATGTCACCATTG GTCATAGTGCTGTTATACATGGCTGCACAATCGAGGATGAGGCTTTTGTTGGTATGGGAGCTACCTTGCTTGATGGCGTGGTCGTGGAGAAACATGCCATGGTCGGTGCAGGATCGCTTGTGAGACAAGATACGAGGGTCCCTTTTGGGGAG GTGTGGACTGGTAATCCTGCAAAATTTCTTAGGAAACTTACTGACGAAGAAATAGCTTTCATTTCCCAATCAGCCACAAATTACATCAACCTTGCGAAGGTCCATGCTGCTGAAAATGCCAAGCCTTTTGACGAAATTGAGTTCGAAAAGGCATTGCGCAAGAAATATGCTCGGCGTGATGAAGAGTATGATTCAATGCTTGGGGTGGTTCGCGAAACTCCACCAGAACTTGTTCTTCCAGATAGCATTCTGCACAAGTCCCAAAAGGCTGTTCAATGA
- the LOC140817099 gene encoding proteasome subunit alpha type-1-B-like, producing MFRNQYDTDVTTWSPAGRLFQVEYAMEAVKQGSAAIGLRSKTHVVLACVNKASSELSSHQKKIFKVDDHIGVAIAGLTADGRVLSRYMRNECINYSYTYESQLPVGRLVVQLADKAQVCTQRSWKRPYGVGLLVGGLDESGAHLYYNCPSGNYFEYQAFAIGSRSQAAKTYLERKFESFMESSRDNLIKDALFALRETIQGEKMSNSICTIAVMGVGEAFHILDQETVQSLINELELVSEDNTTDEAAAPDQAGDADTGAATPADQGAAPMDI from the exons ATGTTCAGAAACCAGTACGACACCGATGTGACGACATGGTCTCCGGCGGGGCGGTTGTTTCAAGTAGAATATGCAATGGAGGCGGTGAAGCAAGGGTCGGCTGCGATAGGACTGAGATCGAAGACACACGTAGTCTTGGCGTGCGTTAATAAGGCCAGCTCCGAGCTTTCTTCTCACCAGAAGAAGATATTCAAGGTCGACGACCACATCGGCGTCGCCATTGCTGGGCTCACCGCCGACGGTCGCGTCCTCTCCAGATACATGCGCAATGAGTGCATCAATTATTCCTACACATACGAGTCGCAGCTCCCCGTCGGGCGTCTTGTTGTTCAGCTTGCTGACAAAGCTCAG GTCTGCACACAGCGATCATGGAAGCGACCCTATGGTGTTGGTCTGCTGGTCGGTGGTCTTGATGAATCTGGAGCTCACCTATATTACAACTGTCCAAGTGGCAATTACTTTGAATATCAAGCATTTGCGATTGGATCTCGGTCACAGGCTGCCAAAACTTACTTAGAACGGAAGTTTGAGAGTTTCATGGAATCATCACGAGATAATCTGATCAAGGATGCACTTTTTGCATTGAGGGAAACTATACAAGGAGAGAAAATGTCGAACTCGATATGCACAATTGCCGTAATGGGAGTAGGGGAGGCGTTCCATATACTGGATCAAGAAACTGTGCAATCCTTGATCAATGAACTTGAGCTTGTAAGTGAAGATAACACTACTGACGAGGCTGCTGCTCCAGATCAAGCTGGTGATGCTGATACAGGTGCTGCTACCCCTGCTGACCAAGGGGCTGCTCCAATGGATATCTGA
- the LOC140816888 gene encoding glucose-1-phosphate adenylyltransferase large subunit 2, chloroplastic/amyloplastic-like isoform X1: MDYSCCAAIKAKVLPARINEGLSKGNDRFLGGNVGPSLRKNFGIGTKNICGKRSRNSNSGVAFSVLTRDINKEMVPFESSSFVEERPMADPTSVASVILGGGAGTRLFPLTSRRAKPAVPIGGCYRLIDVPMSNCINSGIRKIFILTQFNSFSLNRHLARLYNFGNGLNFGDGFVEVLAATQTPGETGKRWFQGTADAVRQFIWVFEDAKNKKLENILILSGDHLYRMDYMEFIQKHIDTNADITVSCVPMDDSRASDFCLMKIDDTGRIIHFAEKPKGSALKEMQVDTSRLGLSQHEAKRFPYIASMGVYVFKTDILLKLLKWNYPSCNDFGSEIIPSAVKDHNIQAFLFNDYWEDIGTIKSFFDANLALTEQPPKFDFNDPKTPFYTSPRFLPPTKVEKCKLVDAIISHGCFLRECSVEHSIVGIRSRLDYGVELKDTMMMGADYYQTESEIAAVLAQGKVPIGVGRNTKIRNCIIDKNAKIGKEVIITNKDGVIEADRADEGFYIRSGITVILKNSTIRDGAVI; encoded by the exons ATGGATTATTCCTGCTGTGCCGCCATTAAAGCTAAGGTGCTACCAGCACGAATCAACGAGGGTTTAAGCAAGGGAAATGATAGGTTTTTGGGAGGAAATGTCGGACCGAGTTTGAGGAAAAATTTTGGAATCGGGACAAAGAATATTTGTGGAAAAAGGTCAAGAAATTCCAATTCTGGAGTTGCATTCTCTGTTCTGACACGTGATATTAACAAAGAAATGGTG CCATTTGAATCGTCATCATTTGTTGAGGAGCGTCCAATGGCAGATCCGACTTCTGTTGCCTCGGTCATTCTTGGCGGAGGTGCTGGTACTCGCCTCTTTCCTCTTACAAGCAGAAGAGCTAAACCTGCT GTCCCAATTGGTGGTTGTTATAGGCTAATTGATGTTCCCATGAGTAACTGCATCAACAGCGGGATAAGAAAGATTTTCATTTTAACTCAGTTCAATTCTTTCTCCCTCAATCGGCACCTTGCTCGGTTATATAATTTCGGAAATGGCCTAAATTTTGGAGATGGTTTTGTTGAG GTTCTAGCTGCTACACAGACACCCGGGGAGACAGGAAAAAGATGGTTTCAAGGAACCGCAGATGCTGTCCGACAATTTATATGGGTTTTTGAG GATGCCAAAAACAAGAAACTTGAGAACATCTTGATTTTGTCTGGAGACCATCTATACCGGATGGATTATATGGAATTCATTCAG AAACATATAGATACAAATGCAGACATCACAGTGTCGTGTGTACCCATGGATGATAG TCGAGCATCAGACTTTTGTTTGATGAAAATTGATGATACTGGACGTATTATTCACTTTGCTGAGAAACCAAAGGGCTCCGCATTGAAAGAAATG CAAGTTGACACCTCTCGTCTAGGACTATCTCAGCACGAGGCTAAAAGATTTCCTTACATTGCATCAATGGGTGTATATGTGTTCAAGACGGACATCCTGCTAAAGCTTTTAAAATGGAATTATCCTTCCTGCAACGACTTTGGCTCTGAAATTATTCCTTCTGCTGTGAAGGATCACAATATTCAG GCATTTCTATTTAACGACTACTGGGAAGACATTGGAACCATAAAATCCTTCTTTGATGCCAACTTGGCACTCACAGAGCAG CCCCCAAAATTTGATTTCAATGATCCAAAAACCCCTTTCTATACGTCTCCAAGATTCTTGCCACCTACTAAAGTGGAAAAATGCAAG TTAGTGGATGCGATAATTTCGCATGGCTGTTTTTTACGGGAATGTAGCGTAGAGCATTCCATTGTAGGCATACGGTCACGCTTGGACTATGGTGTCGAGCTCAAG GATACCATGATGATGGGTGCAGACTATTATCAAACGGAATCTGAAATTGCAGCTGTTCTAGCACAGGGGAAGGTTCCAATCGGTGTGGGACGTAATACAAAAATCAG aaattgtATAATCGACAAAAATGCAAAGATTGGGAAGGAGGTGATAATCACAAACAAAGAT GGTGTCATAGAAGCAGATAGAGCAGACGAAGGATTTTACATTCGATCTGGGATTACAGTCATACTGAAGAACTCCACCATTAGAGATGGAGCAGTCATATAA
- the LOC140816888 gene encoding glucose-1-phosphate adenylyltransferase large subunit 1-like isoform X2: MDYSCCAAIKAKVLPARINEGLSKGNDRFLGGNVGPSLRKNFGIGTKNICGKRSRNSNSGVAFSVLTRDINKEMPFESSSFVEERPMADPTSVASVILGGGAGTRLFPLTSRRAKPAVPIGGCYRLIDVPMSNCINSGIRKIFILTQFNSFSLNRHLARLYNFGNGLNFGDGFVEVLAATQTPGETGKRWFQGTADAVRQFIWVFEDAKNKKLENILILSGDHLYRMDYMEFIQKHIDTNADITVSCVPMDDSRASDFCLMKIDDTGRIIHFAEKPKGSALKEMQVDTSRLGLSQHEAKRFPYIASMGVYVFKTDILLKLLKWNYPSCNDFGSEIIPSAVKDHNIQAFLFNDYWEDIGTIKSFFDANLALTEQPPKFDFNDPKTPFYTSPRFLPPTKVEKCKLVDAIISHGCFLRECSVEHSIVGIRSRLDYGVELKDTMMMGADYYQTESEIAAVLAQGKVPIGVGRNTKIRNCIIDKNAKIGKEVIITNKDGVIEADRADEGFYIRSGITVILKNSTIRDGAVI; encoded by the exons ATGGATTATTCCTGCTGTGCCGCCATTAAAGCTAAGGTGCTACCAGCACGAATCAACGAGGGTTTAAGCAAGGGAAATGATAGGTTTTTGGGAGGAAATGTCGGACCGAGTTTGAGGAAAAATTTTGGAATCGGGACAAAGAATATTTGTGGAAAAAGGTCAAGAAATTCCAATTCTGGAGTTGCATTCTCTGTTCTGACACGTGATATTAACAAAGAAATG CCATTTGAATCGTCATCATTTGTTGAGGAGCGTCCAATGGCAGATCCGACTTCTGTTGCCTCGGTCATTCTTGGCGGAGGTGCTGGTACTCGCCTCTTTCCTCTTACAAGCAGAAGAGCTAAACCTGCT GTCCCAATTGGTGGTTGTTATAGGCTAATTGATGTTCCCATGAGTAACTGCATCAACAGCGGGATAAGAAAGATTTTCATTTTAACTCAGTTCAATTCTTTCTCCCTCAATCGGCACCTTGCTCGGTTATATAATTTCGGAAATGGCCTAAATTTTGGAGATGGTTTTGTTGAG GTTCTAGCTGCTACACAGACACCCGGGGAGACAGGAAAAAGATGGTTTCAAGGAACCGCAGATGCTGTCCGACAATTTATATGGGTTTTTGAG GATGCCAAAAACAAGAAACTTGAGAACATCTTGATTTTGTCTGGAGACCATCTATACCGGATGGATTATATGGAATTCATTCAG AAACATATAGATACAAATGCAGACATCACAGTGTCGTGTGTACCCATGGATGATAG TCGAGCATCAGACTTTTGTTTGATGAAAATTGATGATACTGGACGTATTATTCACTTTGCTGAGAAACCAAAGGGCTCCGCATTGAAAGAAATG CAAGTTGACACCTCTCGTCTAGGACTATCTCAGCACGAGGCTAAAAGATTTCCTTACATTGCATCAATGGGTGTATATGTGTTCAAGACGGACATCCTGCTAAAGCTTTTAAAATGGAATTATCCTTCCTGCAACGACTTTGGCTCTGAAATTATTCCTTCTGCTGTGAAGGATCACAATATTCAG GCATTTCTATTTAACGACTACTGGGAAGACATTGGAACCATAAAATCCTTCTTTGATGCCAACTTGGCACTCACAGAGCAG CCCCCAAAATTTGATTTCAATGATCCAAAAACCCCTTTCTATACGTCTCCAAGATTCTTGCCACCTACTAAAGTGGAAAAATGCAAG TTAGTGGATGCGATAATTTCGCATGGCTGTTTTTTACGGGAATGTAGCGTAGAGCATTCCATTGTAGGCATACGGTCACGCTTGGACTATGGTGTCGAGCTCAAG GATACCATGATGATGGGTGCAGACTATTATCAAACGGAATCTGAAATTGCAGCTGTTCTAGCACAGGGGAAGGTTCCAATCGGTGTGGGACGTAATACAAAAATCAG aaattgtATAATCGACAAAAATGCAAAGATTGGGAAGGAGGTGATAATCACAAACAAAGAT GGTGTCATAGAAGCAGATAGAGCAGACGAAGGATTTTACATTCGATCTGGGATTACAGTCATACTGAAGAACTCCACCATTAGAGATGGAGCAGTCATATAA
- the LOC140817237 gene encoding uncharacterized protein — MDQAIRCRQNVEESENLLNDFQLARDALSTLPVNVKCLSPAMWMPPPEYKIRLDVDAAYTEESNSCSIGGVVRNHEGQPIVVFGRKIDMPQSVICAELLAILGGIKQAQMHNLEIHHIASDSLFSVQAVTTPEENLSYSGSIVTEIKLLLNSWNSTSLFHVRRSANMVAHSIAAFVISSNSQFVWEIGDFPVWLIHLVTKDLLALQ, encoded by the exons ATGGATCAAGCAATAAGGTGTAGGCAGAATGTTGAAGAa AGTGAAAATCTACTGAATGACTTCCAATTGGCTCGAGATGCTCTGTCAACTTTGCCTGTTAATGTAAAATGCTTGTCTCCTGCAATGTGGATGCCGCCACCAGAATACAAGATCCGGTTAGATGTTGACGCGGCCTACACAGAGGAATCTAACAGCTGTTCAATTGGAGGAGTGGTGAGGAACCACGAGGGACAACCAATAGTAGTTTTTGGACGGAAGATTGACATGCCACAGTCGGTGATATGCGCCGAGCTTCTCGCTATTCTCGGGGGTATAAAACAGGCTCAAATGCATAACTTAGAGATTCATCATATTGCCTCAGATTCTCTCTTTTCCGTGCAAGCAGTCACAACGCCGGAAGAGAATCTCAGCTATTCAGGATCCATTGTTACAGAAATAAAACTTTTACTGAATTCTTGGAATAGCACATCACTTTTTCATGTTCGTCGATCGGCAAATATGGTTGCCCATTCGATAGCAGCTTTTGTTATTTCTTCCAACTCTCAATTTGTTTGGGAGATAGGAGATTTTCCCGTATGGTTGATTCATCTTGTAACTAAAGacttattggctttgcaataa
- the LOC140816613 gene encoding uncharacterized protein produces MLEEERLFRILNMESMVFDNVRFEKEKAVARFNRFRRIVKLWQFFELLVVLGLVSWSSARVPAVMKVAGGYFVEFSAYVFNNHVVFVIGNIIIVLLFVICRRNDALSLSGGGDGLYDDYVKHSEAVHQREHPTVNVEPAVGEDAQALGDDEKQIVVCSEEIKANQQGDEVTTAIEEATRQIRRFQRTQSEKLKREIAVRPRLELQRSETEKYQRKENPETEYFEASEIDTLSSEEFRRTVEAFINKHWSKKSNLPNQFEKYGNYHLVKMT; encoded by the coding sequence ATGCTCGAGGAGGAACGGCTGTTCCGAATTTTGAATATGGAATCAATGGTGTTTGATAATGTCAGGTTTGAGAAGGAGAAGGCTGTCGCGAGGTTCAATCGCTTTCGTAGAATCGTGAAGTTGTGGCAGTTTTTCGAACTTTTGGTGGTTCTGGGGCTGGTTTCGTGGTCCTCTGCGCGTGTTCCGGCGGTTATGAAAGTCGCGGGCGGGTATTTCGTTGAGTTCTCCGCGTATGTATTCAATAACCATGTTGTTTTCGTGATCGGGAATATCATTATCGTTTTGCTCTTCGTTATTTGCCGGCGGAACGACGCGTTGAGTCTGTCTGGAGGTGGCGATGGTTTGTACGATGATTACGTGAAACACAGCGAGGCGGTTCATCAGCGAGAGCATCCGACGGTGAATGTGGAGCCAGCGGTGGGTGAAGACGCCCAGGCCCTTGGTGATGACGAGAAGCAGATTGTGGTATGCTCGGAGGAAATCAAGGCGAATCAGCAAGGTGATGAGGTGACGACTgcgatcgaagaggctacgagACAAATACGGAGGTTCCAGAGGACGCAATCGGAAAAACTGAAGCGTGAGATCGCGGTGAGGCCGAGGCTGGAGCTCCAGAGATCGGAGACGGAGAAATACCAGAGAAAGGAGAATCCCGAAACAGAGTATTTCGAAGCGTCGGAGATCGACACTCTGAGTAGCGAAGAGTTCCGACGTACTGTTGAGgctttcatcaataaacactgGAGCAAAAAGAGCAACTTGCCGAATCAATTCGAAAAATATGGGAATTATCACTTGGTAAAAATGACATAA
- the LOC140816336 gene encoding inositol-pentakisphosphate 2-kinase — MEMVLQAKDAVEWAYRAEGAVNLVLAYCGNSPKFIGKVLRVQKVSRNGSEYGNGHSALTKHEYVLWGEVAGIASAPTREIVEQLYVQQIMCPLLGSEHVDAGIRVLVSREFLEAVENRVLHSRPSWRVDEAKVNPLCDSVLLIADHSIFPLVSGMFKEDFCISVEIKPKCGFLPTSQFIAEENAVKKRITRFQMHQALRLHQGKVSQISKYNPLDLYSGSKDRVQKAIKSLFLTPQNNFRVFLNGAFVFGGLDATDSTSCTVDQAFDDALKHVILAKDGMHTNYFLELVAEAVFNSSLLNRLLEVQKLDIVDIEGAIHAYYDVISQPCAVCQEKGENILSGKYSAMHSMPMHKSLKIVRDYLISATAKDLSMMISFRSRSNMVQGSSYDVVYLDSTHQSFHYKASFIDLDMKPLKKMEYYYELDQRIADNYVQRAKNVQEFENGESSDSDWHNT, encoded by the exons ATGGAGATGGTTCTACAGGCCAAAGACGCGGTCGAATGGGCTTATAGAGCTGAGGGAGCTGTCAATTTGGTTCTTGCATACTGTGGAAACTCTCCAAAATTT ATCGGAAAGGTTTTAAGGGTTCAAAAGGTCTCAAGGAATGGATCTGAATATGGGAATGGTCATTCAGCACTAACCAAGCATGAATACGTCCTGTGGGGAGAAGTGGCAGGCATTGCCTCGGCCCCTACAAGGGAAATTGTAGAGCAACTCTATGTGCAACAAATCATGTGCCCATTGTTGGGTTCTGAGCATGTTGATGCAGGG ATTCGTGTTCTTGTGTCCAGAGAATTTTTGGAGGCAGTCGAAAATAGAGTTCTTCATTCTCGTCCTTCTTGGCGCGTTGATGAGGCTAAAGTCAATCCCCTATGTGACTCAGTTCTTCTTATTGCTGATCATTCAATATTTCCTCTCG TTTCAGGCATGTTCAAGGAGGATTTTTGCATCTCTGTGGAGATTAAG CCCAAATGTGGGTTTCTTCCTACTTCACAATTTATCGCTGAAGAAAATGCCGTCAAAAAGAGAATTACTCGTTTTCAAATGCACCAAGCTCTGAGACTACATCAAGGAAAG GTGTCACAAATAAGCAAATATAACCCACTAGATTTATATTCGGGATCCAAGGATAGAGTACAAAAAGCAATTAAGTCTCTTTTCCTTACGCCTCAAAATAATTTCCGGGTTTTCCTTAATGGTGCATTTGTTTTTGGAGGCCTAGATGCCACAGACAGTACTAGTTGCACTGTTGACCAAGCATTTGATGATGCCCTCAAACATGTCATTCTTGCAAAAGATGGGATGCATACAAATTATTTTTTGGAACTTGTGGCTGAGGCAGTTTTCAACTCTAGTTTGCTGAATCGATTGCTTGAAGTACAGAAGCTAGACATTGTTGACATTGAAGGAGCCATTCATGCATACTATGACGTTATTTCTCAGCCTTGTGCAGTGTGTCAGGAAAAAGGTGAAAACATATTGTCAGGAAAGTATTCAGCCATGCATTCAATGCCAATGCATAAAAGCTTAAAAATCGTTAGAGATTACTTGATATCTGCTACTGCCAAGGACCTAAGTATGATGATTAGTTTTAGATCTAGAAGTAACATGGTTCAGGGATCATCATATGATGTGGTTTATCTGGATTCAACTCATCAGAGTTTTCATTACAAG GCATCTTTCATTGATCTGGATATGAAGCCATTGAAGAAAATGGAGTACTACTATGAGTTGGATCAACGGATAGCAGATAATTATGTCCAAAGAGCAAAAAATGTGCAAGAATTTGAAAATGGTGAATCATCAGATTCAGATTGGCACAATACCTAA